The Vibrio tubiashii ATCC 19109 genome has a segment encoding these proteins:
- the nrdA gene encoding class 1a ribonucleoside-diphosphate reductase subunit alpha, with protein sequence MNQQLTVTKRDGRKESIDLEKIHRVITWAAEGLDNVSVSQVELRAHIQFYDGITTSDIHETIIKSAADLISEETPDYQYLAARLAVFHLRKKAYDQYEPPTLYDHVARLVDMGKYDQHILEDYTKAELDELDAYIDHKRDLDFSYAAVKQLEGKYFVQNRVSGEIYESAQFLYILVSACLFAKYPKETRLDYIKRFYDATSTFKISLPTPIMSGVRTPTRQFSSCVLIECGDSLDSINATASSIVRYVSQRAGIGINAGRIRALGSEIRGGEAFHTGCIPFYKYFQTAVKCCSQGGVRGGAATVFYPLWHGESQALMVLKNNRGVEENRVRHMDYGVQLNRLMYQRLVEGGNITLFSPSDVPGLYDAFFENQDEFERLYVQYENDPSIKKETVKAIEMFSILMQERASTGRIYIQNVDHCNTHSPFDSEVAPVRQSNLCLEIALPTKPLTNVEDDSGEIALCTLSAFNLGAIKSLDDFEELSDLVVRALDALLDYQDYPLPAAYKSTMNRRTLGVGVINYAYYLAKNGVKYSDGSANGLTHRTFEAMQYYLLKASVALAKEQGKCPLFEETNYAKGLMPIDTYKKAVDQICDEPLHYDWDGLREEIMTHGLRNSTLTALMPSETSSQISNATNGIEPPRGYVSVKASKDGILKQVVPDFLEYKDNYELLWNIGSNDGYLHLVGIMQKFVDQAISANTNYDPTRFESGKVPMKKLLQDLLTAYKFGVKTLYYHNTRDGASDDQKDAVQPQDDDCAGGGCKI encoded by the coding sequence ATGAACCAACAACTTACCGTTACTAAGCGTGACGGACGCAAAGAAAGTATTGATCTCGAAAAGATCCATCGCGTTATCACCTGGGCTGCCGAAGGTCTAGACAACGTCTCTGTATCTCAAGTAGAACTACGCGCTCACATTCAGTTCTACGACGGTATCACTACGTCTGATATCCATGAAACCATCATCAAGTCTGCAGCAGATTTGATTTCTGAAGAGACGCCTGATTACCAATATCTAGCGGCACGTTTGGCTGTATTCCATCTACGTAAAAAAGCGTATGACCAGTATGAGCCACCAACGCTATACGATCACGTTGCTCGCCTTGTGGATATGGGTAAATACGACCAGCACATTCTGGAAGACTACACCAAAGCAGAACTTGATGAGCTAGATGCCTACATTGATCACAAGCGCGATCTCGATTTTTCTTATGCAGCCGTAAAACAGCTTGAAGGTAAGTACTTTGTTCAAAACCGTGTATCCGGTGAGATTTACGAAAGTGCTCAGTTCCTTTACATCCTAGTTTCTGCTTGTCTATTCGCGAAATACCCGAAAGAGACACGTCTTGATTACATCAAGCGCTTCTATGATGCGACATCGACATTCAAAATTTCTCTACCTACGCCAATCATGTCAGGCGTACGTACTCCTACTCGTCAGTTCAGCTCATGTGTACTTATTGAGTGTGGCGATAGCCTAGATTCAATCAACGCGACAGCAAGCTCTATTGTTCGTTACGTTTCTCAACGCGCTGGTATTGGTATCAACGCTGGCCGTATCCGTGCTCTAGGTTCAGAGATCCGTGGTGGTGAAGCATTCCATACGGGCTGTATCCCTTTCTACAAATACTTCCAAACAGCGGTTAAATGTTGTTCTCAAGGTGGTGTTCGTGGCGGTGCGGCGACTGTGTTCTACCCACTATGGCATGGTGAATCTCAAGCACTGATGGTTCTTAAGAACAACCGTGGTGTTGAAGAGAACCGTGTTCGTCACATGGACTACGGCGTACAGCTAAACCGCTTGATGTACCAACGTTTAGTTGAAGGTGGCAACATTACTCTGTTCTCACCATCAGATGTACCGGGTCTATACGATGCATTTTTCGAGAACCAAGACGAGTTCGAACGTCTATACGTTCAGTACGAAAACGATCCATCAATCAAGAAAGAAACCGTTAAAGCTATCGAGATGTTCTCTATCTTGATGCAAGAGCGTGCTTCTACAGGTCGTATCTACATTCAGAACGTTGACCACTGTAATACGCACAGCCCGTTCGACTCAGAAGTTGCACCTGTTCGTCAATCTAACCTATGTTTGGAAATCGCGCTGCCAACTAAGCCGCTGACAAACGTTGAAGATGACTCTGGTGAGATTGCTCTATGTACACTATCTGCATTCAACCTTGGTGCGATTAAGTCTCTTGATGACTTTGAAGAGCTATCAGATCTTGTTGTTCGTGCCCTAGACGCACTACTGGATTACCAAGATTACCCGCTACCTGCTGCGTACAAGTCAACAATGAATCGCCGTACTTTAGGTGTTGGTGTGATCAACTACGCTTACTACCTAGCGAAGAACGGAGTGAAATACTCAGATGGCAGTGCAAATGGTCTAACACACCGTACATTTGAAGCGATGCAGTACTACTTGCTGAAAGCTTCGGTTGCGTTGGCGAAAGAGCAAGGTAAGTGTCCTTTATTCGAAGAAACGAATTACGCGAAAGGCTTAATGCCAATCGACACTTACAAGAAAGCCGTTGACCAAATCTGTGACGAGCCACTGCACTATGATTGGGATGGCCTACGTGAAGAAATCATGACGCACGGCCTACGTAACTCTACCCTAACCGCGCTAATGCCATCTGAGACATCTTCTCAGATCTCTAACGCGACCAACGGTATTGAACCACCACGTGGTTACGTTTCAGTGAAGGCGTCTAAAGACGGTATCCTGAAGCAAGTAGTGCCAGATTTCCTTGAGTACAAAGACAACTACGAACTGCTATGGAACATCGGTTCAAACGATGGTTACCTACACCTGGTGGGTATCATGCAGAAGTTTGTCGACCAAGCGATTTCAGCAAATACTAACTACGACCCAACGCGTTTTGAAAGTGGCAAAGTGCCAATGAAGAAACTGCTTCAAGATCTGCTAACTGCGTATAAGTTTGGTGTGAAGACACTTTACTACCACAACACACGTGATGGCGCGAGCGACGATCAGAAAGACGCAGTACAACCACAAGACGACGATTGCGCAGGCGGCGGTTGTAAGATTTAA
- the nrdB gene encoding class Ia ribonucleoside-diphosphate reductase subunit beta, which translates to MAYSTFNRNKNDQLKEPMFLGQSVNVARYDQQKFEIFEKLIEKQLSFFWRPEEVDVSSDRIDYNKLPEHEKHIFISNLKYQTLLDSIQGRSPNVALLPLVSLPEVETWIETWSFSETIHSRSYTHIIRNIVNDPGLVFDDIVENEHILKRAEDISRYYDDLIQMTNDYHRYGEGTHNINGEEVKITLHDLKKKLYVCLMSVNALEAIRFYVSFACSFAFAERELMEGNAKIIKLIARDEALHLTGTQHMINLLRNGQDDFSFMQIAEECKQECFELFKDAAEQEKEWAEYLFKDGSMIGLNKDILCQYVEYITNIRMQAVGLDAAYPEATSNPIPWINAWLSSDNVQVAPQEAEISSYLVGQIDSDVRADDFKDFEL; encoded by the coding sequence ATGGCTTACAGTACTTTTAACAGAAACAAAAATGACCAACTAAAAGAACCTATGTTCTTAGGTCAATCAGTAAACGTTGCTCGTTACGACCAACAGAAGTTTGAGATCTTCGAAAAGCTAATCGAGAAGCAACTGTCTTTCTTCTGGCGTCCTGAAGAAGTGGACGTGTCAAGCGATCGTATCGATTACAACAAGCTGCCAGAGCATGAAAAGCACATCTTCATCTCAAACCTTAAGTACCAAACACTACTCGATTCTATCCAAGGTCGTAGCCCAAACGTTGCCCTACTGCCGTTGGTATCTCTACCAGAAGTAGAAACTTGGATTGAAACTTGGTCTTTCTCTGAGACAATTCACTCACGCTCTTACACGCACATCATCCGTAACATCGTGAATGATCCGGGTCTAGTGTTTGACGACATCGTAGAAAATGAGCACATCCTTAAGCGTGCTGAAGACATTTCTCGCTACTACGACGATCTGATTCAAATGACCAATGATTACCATCGTTACGGTGAAGGTACTCATAACATCAACGGCGAAGAAGTGAAGATTACCCTTCACGACCTTAAGAAGAAGCTCTACGTTTGTTTGATGTCAGTTAACGCACTGGAAGCGATTCGATTCTACGTGAGTTTCGCGTGTTCATTTGCTTTCGCTGAGCGTGAGCTAATGGAAGGTAACGCTAAGATCATCAAGCTTATCGCTCGTGATGAGGCGCTGCACCTAACCGGCACACAGCACATGATTAACCTGCTGCGTAACGGCCAAGATGACTTCTCTTTCATGCAGATTGCTGAAGAGTGTAAGCAAGAGTGTTTCGAGCTGTTTAAAGATGCTGCTGAGCAAGAGAAAGAGTGGGCAGAATACCTATTCAAAGATGGCTCAATGATTGGTCTGAACAAAGACATTCTTTGCCAGTACGTTGAATACATTACCAACATTCGTATGCAAGCTGTTGGCCTAGACGCTGCTTACCCTGAAGCAACTTCTAACCCAATTCCTTGGATTAATGCATGGTTGTCTTCAGATAACGTGCAGGTTGCGCCGCAAGAAGCAGAAATTTCATCTTACCTGGTTGGTCAGATCGACAGCGACGTACGTGCAGACGACTTCAAGGATTTCGAACTGTAA
- the yfaE gene encoding class I ribonucleotide reductase maintenance protein YfaE, translated as MPNIKINAITSVQSHPSNTILETMENAGLEPEYNCRDGHCGACRCKLVSGEVEYVGFAMAYTQEKEILPCICKAKTDIEVEGVNYSLKEKRA; from the coding sequence ATGCCTAATATCAAAATCAACGCTATTACATCGGTTCAGTCTCACCCTTCTAATACCATTCTAGAAACAATGGAGAATGCAGGGTTAGAGCCTGAATACAACTGTAGAGATGGGCACTGTGGCGCTTGCCGCTGTAAACTGGTCTCAGGTGAAGTTGAATACGTTGGTTTTGCAATGGCGTACACGCAAGAAAAAGAAATTTTGCCGTGTATCTGTAAAGCGAAAACAGACATTGAAGTGGAAGGTGTCAACTACTCGCTTAAAGAAAAACGCGCATAA
- a CDS encoding CinA family nicotinamide mononucleotide deamidase-related protein, with amino-acid sequence MLKIAMLSTGEEVLHGDIVDTNAAWLSQRFFEQGFSVTKRSTVGDEMSALVEELMMLSFNSDIVVVNGGLGPTSDDLSAEAVAVAAESELVLYPEWLARLEKFFASRGLVMPESNRKQAMLPKDSVLLDNPIGTACGFKVRFNDCDFYFTPGVPSEFKLMVEQQILPDMRATHSNVLGQECSKLYTFGTSESALSDKLDKVQLPDGYTLGYRSYLPYIEVKLFGPKNDLDNRVKLLQIIFNLIESNVVSVDESMQDHVAYLIQERKQSIATAEQSTYGSLSHWLQSKEVAAQYCGHGWVLGERVNVGDENDDQLAAAFALAGATKDKCATDIAIVTAKVIDKTFSVALAAPEGEWGQTLTFNRNYTREERTLVITTVTADMLRRYLNAKPMFVQYSSLSRNKEMFVPRSAIEA; translated from the coding sequence ATGTTGAAAATCGCAATGCTGAGCACTGGGGAAGAAGTCCTCCACGGAGACATCGTCGATACGAATGCTGCGTGGTTATCTCAAAGATTTTTCGAACAAGGCTTCAGCGTAACTAAGCGCTCAACGGTTGGCGACGAGATGTCAGCTCTTGTCGAAGAGCTGATGATGCTAAGTTTTAACAGTGACATCGTCGTTGTGAATGGTGGGTTAGGCCCAACAAGTGATGACTTGAGCGCTGAGGCGGTGGCAGTGGCAGCTGAAAGCGAGCTTGTCTTATATCCAGAATGGTTAGCAAGGCTAGAGAAGTTTTTTGCCTCTCGTGGGTTAGTGATGCCTGAAAGCAACCGCAAACAAGCCATGTTGCCAAAAGATTCGGTTCTACTTGATAACCCAATCGGAACCGCTTGCGGTTTCAAAGTTCGCTTTAACGACTGTGATTTCTACTTCACACCGGGTGTACCTAGCGAATTCAAGCTGATGGTAGAGCAACAAATTCTGCCTGATATGAGGGCCACTCATAGCAATGTATTAGGTCAGGAGTGCAGTAAGCTTTATACCTTTGGCACTTCTGAGTCGGCGTTGTCAGATAAGCTCGACAAGGTACAACTTCCTGATGGCTACACACTGGGTTACCGCTCATACCTGCCTTACATCGAAGTGAAGTTGTTTGGCCCTAAGAATGATTTAGATAACCGAGTCAAATTGCTGCAGATTATCTTTAATCTGATTGAGAGCAATGTGGTGAGTGTTGATGAATCTATGCAGGATCATGTCGCGTATCTAATCCAAGAGCGTAAACAATCTATCGCGACGGCGGAACAATCGACTTATGGTTCGTTATCACACTGGCTGCAATCAAAAGAAGTAGCAGCTCAATACTGTGGTCATGGTTGGGTGTTAGGCGAACGCGTTAATGTTGGGGATGAAAATGACGACCAACTTGCCGCTGCATTTGCCCTTGCTGGAGCGACGAAAGACAAATGCGCGACGGATATTGCCATAGTGACAGCCAAGGTCATTGATAAAACATTCTCAGTTGCACTCGCAGCTCCAGAAGGGGAGTGGGGACAAACGCTAACTTTCAATCGCAACTATACTCGCGAAGAGCGTACGTTAGTGATCACAACCGTTACGGCGGATATGCTACGTCGTTACCTCAACGCTAAACCTATGTTTGTCCAGTACAGTTCATTGAGCAGAAACAAAGAAATGTTTGTGCCACGCAGTGCAATAGAAGCATAA
- a CDS encoding DUF3943 domain-containing protein → MLKKSITALVLSASAQASANVYDSNQHIEFSYTVDQAESDTFFYHSYQYQSSDPFSLSLTENDLKLEGPGLPKYLTVSDGKDWDYLMGQTYTILGLSVATVGLMTLLPESITKWDEEDRDLSGLGSKWKDNVTSGPTWDRDEHFLNYVMHPYFGGVYYTAARHAGFNEFESFLYSATMSTFFWEYGVEAFAEVPSWQDIFITPFFGAVVGEMMFEAEQNIVASGGEVLGSETVGDVSLFFLNPVGHIHGWVSGAWGGSAEFQYSSKPWFGNQDAAKFAMDAGASYDNVFYGVEMKVSF, encoded by the coding sequence GTGTTGAAAAAAAGCATCACCGCTTTAGTTTTGTCAGCTTCTGCCCAGGCCAGTGCCAATGTATATGATTCTAATCAACATATTGAGTTTTCATACACTGTAGATCAAGCTGAATCCGACACGTTTTTCTATCATTCTTATCAATATCAATCGTCAGACCCGTTTTCACTCAGTTTGACAGAAAATGACCTAAAACTCGAAGGTCCAGGGTTACCTAAATATCTCACTGTTTCCGACGGCAAAGATTGGGATTACTTAATGGGGCAAACCTACACGATTTTAGGACTGAGTGTTGCCACTGTCGGCTTGATGACACTTCTTCCCGAATCAATCACAAAATGGGATGAAGAAGATCGTGACCTTAGTGGTCTTGGTTCTAAATGGAAAGACAATGTCACTTCGGGCCCGACATGGGATAGAGATGAGCACTTCCTTAACTATGTCATGCACCCTTATTTTGGTGGTGTCTACTACACAGCAGCTCGCCATGCCGGCTTCAACGAGTTTGAGTCTTTCTTATACTCGGCGACGATGTCGACCTTCTTCTGGGAATACGGTGTCGAAGCCTTTGCAGAAGTGCCTTCTTGGCAGGACATCTTTATCACCCCTTTCTTTGGTGCTGTGGTCGGTGAGATGATGTTTGAAGCTGAGCAAAACATTGTCGCATCTGGTGGCGAAGTATTGGGCTCTGAAACGGTCGGCGATGTTTCTCTGTTCTTCCTAAACCCAGTCGGTCATATCCACGGTTGGGTGAGCGGCGCTTGGGGCGGTAGTGCAGAATTCCAATACAGCAGTAAGCCTTGGTTCGGTAATCAAGATGCCGCTAAGTTCGCGATGGATGCTGGTGCTAGCTATGACAACGTTTTCTACGGCGTTGAGATGAAAGTTAGCTTTTAA
- a CDS encoding glycine cleavage system protein R, producing MNSTFIVNFVGKATPATIKQLAAITHENGGKWLISKVNFIEDQVAAVIKVELPSANEQLVKDAFTSHPDLLVQITDSDQLAHDVDTIYQLRLDSNDRAGIVNEITHVLDGQGISILDMDCQRVFIAGGGGVSSSLFTANLSIRLPKQININDVANELESLSEDTRVMVEN from the coding sequence ATGAACAGCACATTTATTGTTAATTTCGTTGGCAAAGCGACGCCTGCCACTATCAAGCAACTTGCGGCTATTACCCATGAAAATGGAGGTAAATGGCTCATTAGCAAAGTCAATTTCATCGAAGACCAAGTTGCTGCGGTGATTAAAGTTGAACTTCCTAGTGCGAACGAACAACTTGTCAAAGACGCCTTCACTTCCCATCCTGACTTACTGGTACAAATTACAGATTCAGATCAGTTGGCGCACGATGTTGATACCATCTACCAACTCAGACTCGATTCCAATGATCGCGCGGGCATCGTTAACGAAATCACCCATGTTCTAGATGGGCAAGGCATTAGTATCCTTGATATGGATTGCCAAAGAGTCTTCATCGCTGGTGGAGGTGGAGTGAGCTCGAGCTTATTTACGGCAAACTTGTCGATAAGATTGCCTAAGCAGATCAATATCAACGACGTGGCAAATGAACTTGAGTCTTTAAGTGAAGACACAAGGGTCATGGTGGAAAACTAA
- the nspC gene encoding carboxynorspermidine decarboxylase has product MTFQKEQLKTPYFMINEDKLIENLEKAKQLKEISGVKLVLALKCFSTWGVFDIIKPYLDGTTSSGPFEVKLGHETFGGETHAYSVGYSEDDVREVADICDKMIFNSQSQLAVYRHIVEDKASIGLRLNPGVSYAGQDLANPARQFSRLGVQADHIDPEVFENIDGVMFHMNCENKDVDAFIGLLDSISEQFGDYLNKLDWVSMGGGVFFTWPDYDIEKLGLALKAFSEKHAVQMYLEPGEAIITKTTDLVVTVVDIVENVKKTAIVDSATEAHRLDTLIYDEPASILEASDNGEHEYVIGSCSCLAGDQFCVANFDKPLQVGQRLHILDSAGYTMVKLNWFNGLRMPSVYCERSSGEVQKLNEFDYSDFKRSLSQWSVK; this is encoded by the coding sequence ATGACATTTCAGAAAGAACAACTCAAAACCCCTTACTTTATGATCAACGAAGATAAGTTGATTGAAAATCTAGAGAAAGCAAAACAGCTGAAAGAAATCTCTGGTGTGAAACTGGTGTTGGCACTCAAATGTTTCTCTACGTGGGGCGTGTTTGACATTATTAAGCCTTACTTAGATGGCACCACAAGCTCTGGTCCTTTTGAAGTAAAGCTTGGCCACGAAACGTTTGGCGGAGAAACGCACGCATACAGTGTTGGTTACAGCGAAGATGACGTACGTGAAGTGGCTGACATTTGTGACAAGATGATCTTTAATTCACAGTCTCAGCTCGCGGTCTACCGCCATATCGTTGAAGACAAAGCGTCAATTGGTTTACGTTTAAATCCAGGTGTTAGCTATGCGGGTCAAGATCTAGCGAATCCGGCGCGTCAATTTTCTCGCCTTGGAGTACAAGCGGATCATATTGACCCCGAAGTATTTGAGAACATTGATGGTGTGATGTTCCATATGAACTGCGAAAACAAAGATGTTGATGCGTTCATTGGTTTACTTGACTCGATCTCTGAGCAGTTTGGTGACTACTTAAACAAGCTTGATTGGGTAAGCATGGGCGGCGGCGTGTTCTTTACATGGCCAGATTACGATATTGAGAAGCTGGGCTTGGCGCTAAAGGCATTTTCAGAAAAACACGCGGTACAAATGTACCTTGAGCCGGGCGAAGCTATCATTACCAAAACCACGGATCTTGTTGTGACTGTGGTTGATATTGTTGAGAACGTTAAGAAGACAGCGATTGTAGATTCTGCAACAGAGGCACATCGCTTAGATACGTTAATCTATGATGAGCCAGCATCTATTCTAGAAGCATCAGATAACGGCGAGCATGAATATGTGATTGGCTCTTGCTCTTGCCTTGCTGGCGATCAGTTCTGTGTGGCTAACTTTGACAAGCCGCTACAGGTTGGTCAACGCCTCCACATCCTAGATAGTGCAGGTTATACCATGGTTAAGCTTAATTGGTTCAACGGATTACGTATGCCTTCAGTCTATTGTGAGAGAAGCTCGGGAGAGGTTCAGAAATTGAATGAGTTTGATTATTCTGACTTCAAGCGCTCACTGTCACAATGGTCTGTGAAATAG
- a CDS encoding carboxynorspermidine synthase — MAILQIGAGGVGWVVAHKAAQNNDVLGDITIASRTIGKCEKIIESIQKKNNLKDSSKKLEARAVNADDVEALVALIKEVQPDLVINAGPPWVNMAIMEACYQAKVNYLDTSVAVDLCSEGQQVPQAYDWQWGYREKFAEAGITGILGAGFDPGVVSVFAAYAVKHLFDEIDTIDVMDVNAGDHGKKFATNFDPETNMLEIQGDSFYWENEEWKQVPCHSRMLEFDFPNCGTHKVYSMAHDEVRSMKEFIPAKRIEFWMGFGDKYLNYFNCMRDIGLLSPDPLTLHDGTVVQPLHVLKALLPDPTSLAPGYTGLTCIGTWVQGKKDGKERSVFIYNNADHEVAYEDVEHQAISYTTGVPAITAALQFFRGEWADKGVFNMEQLNPDPFLETMPSIGLDWHVQELEAGQGLPVIHELKK, encoded by the coding sequence ATGGCTATTTTACAAATTGGTGCAGGTGGTGTCGGTTGGGTTGTAGCGCACAAAGCAGCGCAAAACAACGATGTACTAGGTGACATTACTATTGCGTCTCGCACAATCGGTAAATGTGAAAAGATCATCGAATCTATCCAGAAGAAAAACAACCTTAAAGACAGCTCGAAGAAACTTGAAGCTCGTGCCGTCAACGCGGATGATGTGGAAGCGTTAGTTGCTCTAATCAAAGAAGTGCAACCTGATCTGGTTATCAACGCGGGTCCTCCGTGGGTAAACATGGCGATTATGGAAGCGTGTTACCAAGCGAAGGTGAACTACCTAGATACATCAGTAGCGGTTGACCTATGTTCTGAAGGTCAGCAAGTTCCTCAAGCTTACGATTGGCAGTGGGGTTACCGCGAGAAATTTGCTGAAGCGGGTATTACCGGTATTCTTGGCGCAGGCTTCGACCCGGGTGTAGTTTCTGTATTTGCTGCTTACGCAGTGAAGCATTTGTTCGATGAGATCGATACGATTGACGTCATGGACGTAAACGCAGGCGATCACGGTAAAAAGTTCGCAACCAACTTTGACCCAGAAACCAACATGCTGGAAATTCAGGGCGACTCTTTCTACTGGGAAAACGAAGAGTGGAAACAAGTGCCTTGTCACTCGCGTATGCTTGAATTTGATTTCCCTAACTGTGGTACACACAAAGTTTACTCAATGGCGCACGATGAAGTTCGTTCAATGAAAGAGTTTATCCCAGCGAAACGTATCGAGTTTTGGATGGGCTTTGGTGACAAGTACCTAAACTACTTTAACTGCATGCGTGACATTGGTCTGCTTAGCCCAGATCCACTCACACTGCATGATGGTACAGTTGTTCAACCTCTACACGTACTGAAAGCACTGCTTCCAGATCCAACTTCACTTGCTCCGGGTTACACTGGCTTAACTTGTATCGGTACTTGGGTTCAAGGTAAGAAGGACGGTAAAGAGCGCAGCGTATTTATCTACAACAACGCTGATCACGAAGTGGCATACGAAGATGTGGAACACCAAGCGATCTCTTACACTACGGGTGTTCCTGCTATCACAGCAGCACTACAGTTCTTCCGTGGTGAGTGGGCGGATAAGGGTGTGTTCAACATGGAACAGCTAAACCCAGATCCATTCCTAGAAACAATGCCAAGCATCGGTCTTGATTGGCATGTTCAAGAGCTTGAAGCGGGTCAAGGTCTGCCAGTAATTCACGAACTTAAAAAGTAA